One window of the Perca flavescens isolate YP-PL-M2 chromosome 16, PFLA_1.0, whole genome shotgun sequence genome contains the following:
- the LOC114571535 gene encoding liver-expressed antimicrobial peptide 2, which translates to MRTLQEKIVLLVLLSLICALQVNSLPVPEDWNGLIQRTKRSLLWRWNSMKPVGASCRDHEECGTKYCRKNICSFWN; encoded by the exons ATGAGAACTCTCCAGGAAAAAATCGTTCTCTTAGTTCTTCTGTCTCTAATCTGCGCGCTTCAG GTCAATTCACTGCCTGTACCTGAAGACTGGAATGGTTTGATCCAGCGGACCAAACGCTCTCTCCTGTGGCGTTGGAACAGCATGAAGCCCGTGGGTGCCAGCTGCAGGGATCATGAAGAGTGTGGCACAAAATACTGCAG GAAAAATATATGTTCCTTCTGGAACTGA
- the scarb2c gene encoding lysosome membrane protein 2c, translated as MLLKSCCIYSTGVFSILLLISGIALVLSNVFTHLVQSVVEKEVVLKNGTEAFEAWENPPAPIYMQFYFFNLTNPMEVLDGDRPAVIEIGPYTYREYRPMEQVDFHDNGTKVAAVNTKTYIFQRNMSRGPESDLIRTVNIPAMTVMEQFKDQAFFANLISSYMKGTGEGLFTTHTVGELLWGYEDGLLKAFRTLKPDLDDVFGLFYKTNASNDGDYVFFTGQQNYKDFSRVDTWNGESKLNWWSSDECNMINGTNGASFHPVITKNETLYMFSSDLCRSLYALYEEDVTVKGIPGYLFSPPSKVFANHTVNPANAGFCVPTGNCLGSGVLNVSLCKQGAPIIMSPPHFYQADEKYVQDVFGMRPKKEEHQTTIVINPLTGIILQAAKRLQVNVYVEKIPTFSQTGNIRTVIFPVVYINESVVIDDASAMKLKAIVVKQNVVANIPFMLIGLGIVLGGVFMFLMCRQKVPESTAAERQPLLSS; from the exons ATGCTACTGAAGTCTTGTTGCATTTACAGCACCGGAGTTTTTTCTATACTACTTCTGATCTCGGGTATTGCTTTGGTCTTGTCTAACGTGTTTACACATTTGGTACAGTCGGTGGTTGAGAAG GAAGTAGTTTTGAAGAATGGCACAGAGGCATTTGAGGCCTGGGAGAATCCACCGGCCCCTATTTACATGCAGTTTTACTTCTTTAATCTGACCAACCCCATGGAGGTGCTGGATGGGGATCGGCCTGCTGTGATTGAGATTGGACCATATACATACAG AGAGTACCGGCCTATGGAGCAAGTGGACTTCCATGATAATGGCACTAAAGTAGCAGCTGTCAACACTAAGACCTACATATTCCAGCGTAACATGTCCCGAGGTCCAGAGAGTGACCTCATCAGGACAGTCAACATCCCTGCAATG ACGGTGATGGAGCAATTCAAGGACCAGGCTTTCTTTGCCAATCTGATCTCCTCCTACATGAAGGGCACCGGGGAAGGCCTGTTTACCACCCACACAGTGGGAGAGCTGCTGTGGGGTTATGAAGACGGCCTGCTCAAAGCCTTCAGAACTTTAAAACCCGATCTGGATGATGTTTTCGGACTCTTCTATAAG ACCAATGCTTCCAACGATGGTGATTATGTCTTCTTCACTGGACAGCAAAACTACAAGGACTTTTCCAGAGTGGATACATGGAACGGTGAAAG CAAGCTGAATTGGTGGTCATCTGATGAGTGCAATATGATCAATGGAACCAACGGAGCATCTTTCCATCCAGTCATCACCAAAAATGAGACACTCTACATGTTCTCCTCTGACCTGTGCAG GTCTCTGTACGCTCTGTATGAGGAGGATGTGACAGTGAAGGGGATCCCTGGGTATCTCTTCAGTCCCCCGAGCAAGGTGTTTGCCAATCATACCGTGAACCCAGCCAACGCAGGCTTCTGTGTCCCTACTGGAAATTGCCTAGGCTCTGGTGTGCTGAATGTCAGCCTATGTAAACAAG GAGCTCCCATCATAATGTCTCCACCACACTTCTACCAGGCAGATGAGAAATATGTTCAGGATGTATTTGGCATGAGGCCTAAGAAGGAGGAGCACCAGACTACGATTGTTATCAATCCG CTGACAGGAATCATCCTGCAAGCAGCGAAGCGGCTCCAGGTCAACGTTTACGTCGAGAAAATTCCCACCTTCAG tcaaACAGGAAACATAAGGACAGTGATCTTTCCTGTGGTTTATATCAATGag AGCGTTGTCATTGACGACGCGTCAGCCATGAAGCTGAAGGCGATTGTTGTCAAGCAGAATGTCGTGGCGAACATTCCGTTCATGCTGATTGGTCTAGGCATCGTTCTGGGAGGAGTCTTCATGTTCCTGATGTGTCGACAGAAGGTCCCCGAG AGCACGGCAGCTGAACGACAGCCCCTGCTCTCATCATAG